In Sporichthya polymorpha DSM 43042, a genomic segment contains:
- the lnt gene encoding apolipoprotein N-acyltransferase, with protein MRPRLSLAILAGIALALAFPPYDLWPLAFPAVAALSLLVRDLTPKRAAAVGYVYALAFFLTLIRWLHVIGWDAMIVLSLLESAFYAPAAVAMAWSYRYRAWPLVHAGLWVLVEALRSRQPLGGFPWGKLAFGVVDSPLAALASIGGSPLVSAGVAAVGTALAAGFLAVRAGRVRPAGVLAGGTLAGVLACLAVPLPTSGGSSATVALVQGNVPRAGLSLAAQRDAVLGNHLAATHQLAADVRAGKVPAPQMVIWPENASDEDPFRDPDVFTRMNDAVRDVGADTLIGTVLDAPPDHVTNTAIVWSPTSGPGQQYTKRKLVPFGEYIPLRDLMTKFIGRLALIPRDFRPGTESGVLDLGGTRVGDVICFEVAFDGLVRETVRDGGKLLVVQTNNATYGRTGQPEQQLAISRLRSIEHGRAMVIAATSGISGVIRADGSVQHRTEEFTQRVIVAEVPLRGAQTLATRLGAWAELALCLPVGVLLVTAWLRRFRARRATDPVTVASP; from the coding sequence GTGCGACCTCGTCTGTCCCTGGCGATCCTCGCCGGGATCGCGCTCGCGCTCGCGTTCCCGCCCTACGACCTGTGGCCGCTGGCGTTCCCGGCCGTCGCCGCGCTCAGCCTGCTCGTCCGGGACCTCACGCCGAAACGGGCCGCCGCCGTCGGCTACGTCTACGCCCTCGCGTTCTTCCTCACGCTGATCCGCTGGCTGCACGTCATCGGCTGGGACGCGATGATCGTGCTCTCGCTGCTTGAGTCGGCGTTCTACGCCCCGGCCGCGGTCGCGATGGCCTGGAGCTACCGGTACCGCGCGTGGCCGCTGGTCCACGCCGGGCTGTGGGTGCTCGTCGAGGCGCTGCGCTCGCGCCAACCGCTCGGGGGCTTTCCCTGGGGCAAGCTCGCGTTCGGGGTCGTCGACTCCCCGCTGGCGGCGCTCGCGTCGATCGGCGGCAGCCCGCTCGTGAGCGCCGGCGTCGCGGCCGTCGGGACCGCGCTCGCCGCCGGATTCCTCGCCGTCCGCGCCGGCCGGGTCCGGCCCGCGGGCGTGCTGGCGGGCGGGACGCTCGCCGGCGTCCTGGCCTGTCTCGCCGTCCCGCTGCCGACCTCGGGCGGGTCGAGCGCCACCGTCGCTCTCGTCCAGGGCAACGTGCCGCGCGCGGGCCTCTCGCTGGCGGCGCAGCGCGACGCGGTGCTCGGGAACCACCTCGCGGCCACGCACCAGCTCGCCGCCGACGTCCGCGCCGGCAAGGTGCCCGCGCCGCAGATGGTGATCTGGCCGGAGAACGCCTCCGACGAGGACCCGTTCCGCGACCCGGACGTCTTCACGCGCATGAACGACGCCGTCCGGGACGTCGGCGCCGACACCCTGATCGGCACCGTGCTCGACGCCCCGCCGGACCACGTCACCAACACTGCGATCGTCTGGTCGCCGACGTCCGGCCCGGGCCAGCAGTACACGAAGCGCAAGCTGGTGCCGTTCGGCGAGTACATCCCGCTGCGGGACCTGATGACGAAGTTCATCGGCCGCCTCGCCTTGATCCCGCGCGACTTCCGGCCCGGGACGGAGTCCGGCGTCCTCGACCTCGGGGGCACGCGGGTCGGGGACGTGATCTGCTTCGAGGTCGCGTTCGACGGCCTCGTCCGGGAGACGGTGCGCGACGGCGGGAAGCTGCTCGTCGTCCAGACCAACAACGCCACCTACGGGCGCACCGGCCAGCCCGAGCAGCAGCTGGCGATCTCGAGGCTCCGCTCGATCGAGCACGGCCGCGCGATGGTGATCGCCGCCACCAGCGGGATCAGCGGCGTCATCCGGGCGGACGGGAGCGTGCAGCACCGCACCGAGGAGTTCACCCAGCGTGTGATCGTCGCCGAGGTGCCGCTCCGCGGCGCGCAGACCCTCGCGACGCGGCTGGGGGCCTGGGCCGAGCTCGCGCTGTGCCTGCCCGTCGGTGTACTGCTCGTCACCGCGTGGCTGCGCCGGTTCCGCGCCCGACGTGCGACTGACCCGGTTACGGTGGCTTCACCATGA
- a CDS encoding rhodanese-like domain-containing protein — protein MVTGPGHRHSRPRRLGGGRPRPPRPQRRRGTGGQPARVRTAPGVDDPVRARRGTPRPRGDRARRDRLVSAVSILSAGPAAQRAAEGSVPGALIIERNVLEWRFDPRSDARLPIASYDLSVVVICSEGYTSSLAAASLQDLGLRATDVIGGFSAWKAAGLPHA, from the coding sequence CTGGTTACCGGGCCAGGGCACCGACATTCACGACCACGGCGGCTCGGCGGGGGCCGACCACGTCCACCGCGTCCGCAACGACGCCGCGGAACCGGCGGTCAGCCTGCACGTGTACGCACTGCGCCTGGAGTCGATGACCCGGTACGCGCTCGTCGAGGGACACCTCGTCCCCGTGGCGACCGAGCGCGCCGGGACCGACTGGTGAGCGCGGTCAGCATCCTGAGCGCGGGGCCGGCGGCGCAGCGCGCGGCGGAGGGCTCCGTGCCCGGCGCGCTGATCATCGAGCGCAACGTGCTCGAGTGGCGCTTCGACCCGCGCAGCGACGCCCGGCTGCCGATCGCCTCGTACGACCTGTCCGTGGTCGTGATCTGTTCCGAGGGCTACACCTCCAGCCTGGCCGCCGCGAGCCTGCAGGATCTCGGCCTGCGGGCCACCGACGTGATCGGCGGGTTCTCCGCCTGGAAGGCGGCCGGACTCCCCCACGCCTGA
- a CDS encoding sulfite exporter TauE/SafE family protein — MDLDPMMALAGLFVGFIVGLTGMGGGALMTPVLVIFFNVNPLTAVSSDLVVSLVMKPIGGAVHARRGTVNVPLVTWLALGSVPAAFGGVLLLRALGGDDAELQSFVKHALGWALLLAAAGIVLKSLQTIRTKARSADHTPPAVVIRPIPTLLIGVVGGVVVGMTSVGSGSLIIVALLFLYPGLKAAEIVGTDLVQAVPLVGAAAVGHLLFGDFEFEVASSVLIGAIPGVYVGARVSSHASQAVIRRALVIVLTASALKLLGVGNGALLGWLAAALVLGTLLWALVRHTQGLTRRPEPLTPAAALREWLAALTGRGQPKAPQSDSASPASEAAARSGARHEDSGGAGR, encoded by the coding sequence GTGGACCTCGACCCGATGATGGCCCTCGCCGGCCTGTTCGTCGGCTTCATCGTCGGTCTGACCGGCATGGGCGGCGGCGCGCTGATGACGCCCGTTCTGGTGATCTTCTTCAACGTCAACCCGCTGACGGCCGTGTCGAGCGACCTCGTCGTCTCGCTGGTGATGAAGCCGATCGGCGGCGCGGTCCACGCCCGGCGCGGGACGGTGAACGTCCCCCTCGTCACCTGGCTCGCCCTCGGGTCGGTGCCGGCCGCGTTCGGCGGTGTCCTGCTGCTGCGCGCCCTCGGCGGTGACGACGCCGAACTCCAGTCGTTCGTCAAACACGCCCTGGGCTGGGCGCTGCTCCTCGCGGCGGCGGGGATCGTGCTCAAGTCCCTGCAGACGATCCGGACCAAGGCCCGTTCCGCGGACCACACCCCGCCGGCGGTCGTGATCCGCCCGATCCCGACGCTGCTGATCGGCGTGGTCGGCGGGGTCGTCGTCGGCATGACCTCGGTCGGCTCCGGCTCGCTGATCATCGTCGCGCTGCTGTTCCTGTACCCGGGCCTCAAGGCGGCCGAGATCGTCGGCACGGACCTGGTCCAGGCGGTCCCCCTCGTCGGTGCGGCCGCCGTCGGGCACCTGCTGTTCGGCGACTTCGAGTTCGAGGTCGCCTCCTCCGTGCTGATCGGCGCGATCCCCGGCGTCTACGTCGGCGCCCGCGTCTCGTCCCACGCGTCCCAGGCGGTGATCCGGCGGGCGCTGGTCATCGTGCTCACCGCGTCGGCGCTCAAGCTGCTCGGCGTCGGGAACGGCGCCCTGCTGGGTTGGCTCGCCGCCGCCCTCGTCCTCGGGACGCTGCTCTGGGCCCTGGTCCGGCACACCCAGGGCCTGACCCGCCGCCCCGAGCCGCTGACCCCCGCCGCCGCGCTCCGGGAGTGGCTCGCCGCCCTCACCGGCCGCGGCCAGCCCAAGGCTCCACAATCTGACAGTGCGTCACCTGCGAGCGAAGCCGCCGCTCGGAGCGGAGCGCGCCATGAAGACAGCGGCGGGGCCGGACGATAG
- a CDS encoding hotdog domain-containing protein, translated as MSEPRTASTGRAAVGTTVTHRRYVSHAEAHYGGALLDGAYVLGLFGDVATEMCLRTDGDEGLLAGYSSIAFRAPVKAGDVVEVTATITRVGTRSRTLDLRAYVCCRATPEVSESAGCVLDPPLLVVEAVADVVVPPTA; from the coding sequence ATGAGTGAGCCCCGTACCGCCAGCACCGGCCGCGCCGCCGTCGGGACCACCGTCACCCACCGCCGGTACGTCTCCCACGCCGAGGCGCACTACGGCGGTGCCCTGCTCGACGGCGCCTACGTCCTCGGCCTGTTCGGCGACGTCGCGACGGAGATGTGCCTGCGTACCGACGGTGACGAGGGTCTCCTGGCCGGGTACTCGAGCATCGCGTTCCGGGCCCCGGTGAAGGCGGGCGACGTCGTCGAGGTCACCGCCACGATCACCCGCGTCGGCACCCGGAGCCGCACGCTCGACCTGCGCGCGTACGTGTGCTGCCGCGCCACGCCCGAGGTCTCGGAATCGGCCGGCTGCGTGCTCGACCCGCCGCTGCTCGTGGTCGAGGCGGTCGCCGACGTGGTGGTGCCCCCGACCGCGTGA
- a CDS encoding OAM dimerization domain-containing protein, with product MQDQRLVRPYGDTTDDGMIQVSFTLPVPHDARAEAAALQLAAKMGLDPAMVVHARGMGPDFTFFVVYGRCRHAVDLAEITVTEREYPLLTPAEVNAAIRTTLRRKLVVVGACIGTDAHTVGIDAILNIKGFAGEKGLEYYREIKVVNLGAQVEIDALVEAARDSAADAVLVSQVVTQKDAHLANTRALVGRMSEVFGPGRRPLLVVGGPRFDPAAAADLGVDRIFTRGTTPREVAGYLVHALASARIAA from the coding sequence ATGCAGGATCAGCGCCTCGTCCGGCCCTACGGGGACACCACCGACGACGGGATGATCCAGGTCTCGTTCACCCTGCCGGTCCCGCACGACGCGCGGGCCGAGGCGGCTGCGCTGCAGCTCGCCGCGAAGATGGGCCTCGACCCGGCGATGGTCGTCCACGCCCGGGGCATGGGCCCGGACTTCACGTTCTTCGTCGTCTACGGCCGCTGCCGGCACGCCGTCGACCTGGCGGAGATCACCGTGACCGAGCGCGAGTACCCGCTGCTCACCCCGGCCGAGGTCAACGCCGCGATCCGGACGACCCTGCGCCGCAAGCTCGTCGTCGTGGGCGCCTGCATCGGCACCGACGCGCACACCGTCGGCATCGACGCGATCCTCAACATCAAGGGCTTCGCGGGGGAGAAGGGGCTGGAGTACTACCGGGAGATCAAGGTCGTGAACCTCGGCGCGCAGGTCGAGATCGACGCCCTCGTCGAGGCCGCACGGGACTCCGCCGCCGACGCCGTCCTGGTCTCCCAGGTCGTGACCCAGAAGGACGCCCACCTGGCCAACACGCGGGCGCTGGTGGGCCGGATGAGTGAAGTCTTCGGACCGGGCCGGCGCCCCCTGCTCGTCGTCGGTGGCCCGCGCTTCGACCCGGCCGCGGCGGCGGACCTCGGCGTCGACCGCATCTTCACGCGCGGCACGACCCCGCGTGAGGTCGCCGGCTACCTCGTCCACGCCCTCGCCTCAGCCAGGATCGCGGCATGA
- a CDS encoding lysine 5,6-aminomutase subunit alpha produces MKLDLDPDLAARARSLARAAGEPIVDLARAHTTTSVERAVLRLAGLNGADPDGRPWANHVVDAVRDQIGLEHGVALPVWDAVREHGDLHALAAGVLRGEVRFRIPTGSAAREARSAARVAAAGGVARIDARRRERERLVGEIGDAPRRPWIYLIVATGDIYEDIPQAQAAAREGADVVAVIRSTGQSLLDHVPEGATREGYAGTYATQENFRLMRAALDDVSRELGRYVRLTNYASGLCMPEIAALAGLERLDMMLNDSMYGILFRDINPIRTFTDQRFARQIHARAGIIINTGEDNYLTTADAVEAAHTVTVSQLLNEYFAKEAGLEDWQLGLGHAFEINPALPDSFRLELAHAMLARALFPDAPLKWMPPTKHMTGDIFAGYLLDGFFNLAGALTGQGILLIGMMTEAVVTPFLSDRDLALRNARYVLDAAGRLHEDLQLAPDSFVAQRAHTVLGEAVDLLERIGAEGLLAAIGDGTFGLMRRPADRGKGLDGVAEKAEGYCNPVAELLEPDVRERAA; encoded by the coding sequence GTGAAGCTCGACCTCGACCCCGACCTCGCCGCGCGGGCCCGGAGTCTCGCCCGGGCCGCGGGGGAGCCGATCGTCGACCTCGCCCGCGCCCACACGACGACCTCGGTCGAACGTGCGGTGCTCCGGCTCGCCGGCCTCAACGGCGCCGACCCGGACGGCCGGCCGTGGGCCAACCACGTCGTCGACGCGGTCCGCGACCAGATCGGCCTGGAGCACGGCGTCGCGCTGCCGGTGTGGGACGCGGTGCGCGAGCACGGCGACCTGCACGCCCTGGCCGCGGGCGTCCTCCGGGGCGAGGTCCGGTTCCGGATCCCGACCGGCAGTGCCGCCCGCGAGGCCCGCAGCGCCGCGCGCGTCGCGGCGGCCGGCGGCGTCGCCCGGATCGACGCCCGGCGCCGCGAGCGCGAGCGGCTGGTCGGCGAGATCGGCGACGCCCCGCGCCGGCCCTGGATCTACCTGATCGTCGCGACCGGCGACATCTACGAGGACATCCCGCAGGCTCAGGCGGCCGCGCGCGAGGGCGCCGACGTCGTCGCGGTGATCCGCTCGACGGGTCAGTCGTTGCTCGACCACGTCCCCGAGGGTGCGACGCGCGAGGGCTACGCCGGCACCTACGCCACCCAGGAGAACTTCCGCCTGATGCGCGCGGCGCTCGACGACGTCTCGCGTGAACTCGGACGTTACGTCCGCCTGACGAACTACGCCTCCGGCCTGTGCATGCCGGAGATCGCGGCGCTCGCCGGTCTCGAGCGGCTCGACATGATGCTCAACGACTCGATGTACGGGATTCTCTTCCGCGACATCAACCCGATCCGCACCTTCACCGACCAGCGGTTCGCGCGCCAGATCCACGCGCGCGCCGGGATCATTATCAACACCGGCGAGGACAACTACCTGACGACGGCGGACGCCGTCGAGGCCGCGCACACCGTGACGGTCAGTCAGTTGCTCAACGAGTACTTCGCCAAGGAGGCCGGGCTCGAGGACTGGCAGCTCGGTCTCGGGCACGCCTTCGAGATCAACCCCGCGCTGCCGGACTCGTTCCGCCTCGAGCTCGCCCACGCGATGCTCGCGCGCGCCCTGTTCCCGGACGCGCCCCTGAAGTGGATGCCGCCGACCAAGCACATGACCGGCGACATCTTCGCGGGCTACCTCCTCGACGGGTTCTTCAACCTCGCCGGGGCGCTCACCGGCCAGGGCATCCTGCTGATCGGCATGATGACCGAGGCCGTCGTCACGCCGTTCCTCTCCGACCGGGACCTCGCGCTCCGCAACGCGCGGTACGTCCTCGACGCCGCGGGCCGCCTCCACGAGGACCTGCAGCTCGCGCCGGACTCGTTCGTCGCACAGCGGGCCCACACCGTGCTCGGCGAGGCGGTGGACCTGCTCGAGCGCATCGGCGCCGAGGGGCTGCTGGCGGCGATCGGCGACGGCACCTTCGGGCTGATGCGCCGCCCGGCCGACCGTGGCAAGGGCCTCGACGGCGTCGCGGAGAAGGCCGAGGGCTACTGCAACCCGGTCGCCGAACTGCTGGAGCCGGACGTTCGGGAACGTGCGGCATGA
- a CDS encoding KamA family radical SAM protein: MVQPYLYQRAALVEPDWTRFPGWRDVTAAEWESAQWQRAHCVKNVAQLRAVLGDLLDEAFYADLVADQERHATMSMLIPPQMLNTMAATHAPGGPGSLTDAFYADPVRRYMLPVASDRDPEWPSHPYSTRDSLHEAEMWAVEGLTHRYPTKVLAELTNTCPQYCGHCTRMDLVGNSTPTVDKHRFELKPADRHDRMLDYLRATPGVRDVVVSGGDVANVPWPRVESFVGALLEIENVRDIRLASKGLVGLPQHWLADDVRAGMERLATVARRRGVGLAIHTHANSAASVTPMVARAAGKMLDAGVRDVRNQGVLLRGVNDSVPALLDLCFALLDGAAITPYYFYQCDMIPNSEHWRLSLAQAQTLQHGIMGYLPGFATPRIVADVPYVGKRWVHQVESYDQVRGISHWTKNYRTSIESDDTAAISRVYPYYDPIHSLPAAGQAWWRQQGSRAAS; the protein is encoded by the coding sequence ATGGTCCAGCCGTACCTGTACCAGCGGGCCGCCCTCGTCGAACCCGACTGGACCCGGTTCCCGGGCTGGCGCGACGTGACCGCCGCCGAGTGGGAGTCCGCCCAGTGGCAGCGCGCGCACTGCGTGAAGAACGTCGCGCAGCTGCGGGCCGTCCTCGGCGACCTGCTCGACGAGGCTTTCTACGCCGACCTCGTCGCCGACCAGGAGCGGCACGCGACGATGTCGATGCTGATCCCCCCGCAGATGCTGAACACGATGGCCGCGACGCACGCCCCGGGCGGCCCCGGCTCGCTGACCGACGCGTTCTACGCGGACCCGGTGCGGCGCTACATGCTGCCCGTGGCGTCCGACCGCGACCCGGAGTGGCCCAGCCACCCCTACTCGACCCGCGACTCCCTGCACGAGGCGGAGATGTGGGCGGTCGAGGGCCTGACGCACCGTTACCCGACGAAGGTCCTGGCCGAGCTCACCAACACCTGCCCGCAGTACTGCGGCCACTGCACGCGCATGGACCTCGTCGGCAACTCCACGCCGACCGTCGACAAGCACCGCTTCGAGCTCAAGCCGGCCGACCGGCACGACCGGATGCTGGACTACCTACGCGCCACTCCGGGCGTCCGTGACGTCGTCGTCTCCGGCGGCGACGTGGCGAACGTGCCGTGGCCGCGGGTCGAGTCGTTCGTCGGAGCGCTGCTGGAGATCGAGAACGTCCGCGACATCCGACTGGCGTCCAAGGGCCTGGTCGGTCTCCCCCAGCACTGGCTCGCCGACGACGTCCGGGCCGGGATGGAGCGGCTCGCGACGGTCGCGCGCCGGCGCGGCGTCGGCCTCGCGATCCACACGCACGCGAACAGTGCCGCCTCGGTGACCCCGATGGTGGCGCGCGCCGCCGGGAAGATGCTCGACGCGGGCGTCCGGGACGTCCGGAACCAGGGTGTACTGCTGCGCGGCGTCAACGACTCGGTGCCGGCGCTGCTCGACCTGTGCTTCGCGCTGCTCGACGGTGCCGCGATCACGCCGTACTACTTCTACCAGTGCGACATGATCCCGAACTCCGAGCACTGGCGGCTCTCGCTCGCCCAGGCCCAGACGCTCCAGCACGGGATCATGGGCTACCTCCCCGGCTTCGCGACCCCGCGCATCGTCGCCGACGTCCCCTACGTCGGGAAGCGCTGGGTCCACCAGGTCGAGTCGTACGACCAGGTCCGCGGCATCTCGCACTGGACGAAGAACTACCGGACCTCGATCGAGTCCGACGACACCGCCGCGATCTCGCGCGTCTACCCGTACTACGACCCGATCCACTCGCTCCCCGCCGCCGGCCAGGCCTGGTGGCGGCAGCAGGGCTCCCGCGCCGCCTCCTGA
- a CDS encoding immune inhibitor A domain-containing protein translates to MRGLRAAAGAVGLALLIGAAGTTAPGTALAEEPALPVLADLVPDVVPEELPDVTRYPLAADVADTVAAWGRTAAGAAQLRTSATAAGAPPVGTKRLWPSLDQVKQTVYVKEYTLRGAGKNIEVWVASGVGPDNVAGTDFPPGDCRAAVPNSTQVTDAQVKSLIREYEDVMLPRESKAFSVAPRRNGAAASQVGPTAGLDFSGDGNKVVTLVDNVRDPNFYDFPTNQTYVAGFFSRQFNELTDRNIMTIDAYDWAHRTGRNPKHEPADDVCVSRPSRPLLYEGIFAHEYQHLLQYYVDPAEVNFINEGLSDYALTVTGYGQPHRSVFQHKYESHIICYQGFGTVTTKYQPNARPCGGPQNSLTIWGDEGTGAEILADYGIAWSFLLFLRDRYGAKILEEIHRDGQRQGLDSVAHALTKYAKGAKLADVLHDFQVMTLVDRAVGGRNGRVEGIAKSRVTTSSLQSYINLLNPAGYAAPGVAPNGADFVPLRGTGAGLLSGADLTSFAFTGRKVLDPDPMRWSVVPRVPLLPTISFPQQPGLPALPDIAPPELPPSDLDNPALFSGNTGRTDGTAVFRAKVPTDAPTLSYLTSYNLENGFDYGYTVISTDGGATYRSLSNSATVQTAAPAPPGNALTGASGVPQTLTFDLSEYAGQEVILGFRYLSDPLVNSGGWYIDDVRVGNTLISDGTSTSPFRSFTQIRPRPVNPFTVTLVGLDEAGHRARVLRLDPTYRAELTRRQLRGFRSYPVLVAIISCDDFTETQTVYAPYDLKANGITQLGGR, encoded by the coding sequence ATGCGGGGACTGCGAGCGGCCGCCGGTGCGGTCGGGCTGGCCCTGCTGATCGGCGCCGCGGGGACGACCGCCCCCGGGACGGCGCTGGCCGAGGAGCCCGCGCTCCCGGTGCTCGCCGATCTCGTGCCCGACGTGGTGCCCGAGGAGCTCCCCGACGTCACCCGCTACCCGCTCGCCGCGGACGTGGCCGACACCGTCGCGGCCTGGGGGCGGACCGCCGCCGGCGCGGCGCAGCTGCGGACGTCCGCGACCGCCGCCGGGGCGCCGCCGGTCGGGACCAAGCGGCTGTGGCCCTCACTCGACCAGGTGAAGCAGACCGTGTACGTGAAGGAGTACACGCTGCGCGGGGCCGGGAAGAACATCGAGGTCTGGGTGGCGAGCGGCGTCGGACCCGACAACGTCGCCGGCACGGACTTCCCGCCGGGAGACTGCCGGGCCGCGGTCCCGAACAGCACGCAGGTGACCGACGCGCAGGTGAAGAGCCTGATCCGCGAGTACGAGGACGTGATGCTCCCGCGGGAGTCCAAGGCGTTCAGCGTCGCGCCCCGGCGCAATGGTGCCGCGGCGTCGCAGGTCGGCCCGACGGCGGGGCTCGACTTCTCCGGCGACGGGAACAAGGTCGTCACCCTCGTCGACAACGTGCGCGACCCGAACTTCTACGACTTCCCCACGAACCAGACCTATGTCGCGGGCTTCTTCTCCCGTCAGTTCAACGAACTGACGGACCGCAACATCATGACGATCGACGCCTACGACTGGGCGCACCGGACGGGCCGCAACCCGAAGCACGAGCCGGCCGACGACGTCTGTGTCAGCCGTCCGTCGCGGCCGCTGCTGTACGAGGGGATCTTCGCTCACGAGTACCAGCACCTGCTGCAGTACTACGTCGACCCGGCCGAGGTGAACTTCATCAACGAGGGCCTCTCCGACTACGCCCTCACGGTCACGGGGTACGGGCAGCCGCACCGGTCGGTGTTCCAGCACAAGTACGAGAGCCACATCATCTGCTACCAGGGCTTCGGCACCGTCACGACGAAGTACCAGCCGAACGCCCGGCCGTGCGGCGGCCCGCAGAACTCGCTGACGATCTGGGGTGACGAGGGCACCGGCGCGGAGATCCTCGCCGACTACGGGATCGCCTGGTCGTTCCTGCTGTTCCTGCGTGACCGCTACGGCGCGAAGATCCTCGAGGAGATCCACCGCGACGGGCAGCGCCAGGGCCTCGACAGCGTCGCCCATGCGCTGACGAAGTACGCCAAGGGCGCGAAGCTCGCCGACGTCCTGCACGACTTCCAGGTGATGACGCTCGTCGACCGCGCCGTCGGCGGCCGGAACGGCCGGGTCGAGGGGATCGCGAAGAGCCGCGTCACGACGTCGAGCCTGCAGTCCTACATCAACCTGCTGAACCCGGCGGGCTACGCAGCGCCGGGCGTCGCACCCAACGGCGCCGACTTCGTTCCGCTGCGGGGGACCGGTGCCGGTCTGCTCAGCGGCGCCGACCTGACCTCATTCGCGTTCACCGGACGCAAGGTGCTCGACCCGGATCCGATGCGGTGGTCGGTCGTGCCCCGGGTCCCGCTGCTGCCGACGATCTCGTTCCCGCAGCAGCCGGGCCTGCCCGCGCTGCCGGACATCGCGCCGCCGGAGCTCCCGCCGAGCGACCTGGACAACCCGGCGCTGTTCTCCGGCAACACGGGCCGCACCGACGGCACCGCCGTGTTCCGCGCCAAGGTGCCCACCGACGCCCCGACGCTGAGCTACCTCACCAGCTACAACCTGGAGAACGGCTTCGACTACGGCTACACCGTCATCTCCACCGACGGCGGTGCCACCTACCGCTCGCTCTCGAACTCCGCCACGGTGCAGACCGCCGCTCCCGCACCGCCCGGCAACGCGCTCACCGGGGCCTCGGGTGTGCCGCAGACCCTGACCTTCGACCTCTCCGAGTACGCGGGCCAGGAGGTCATCCTCGGCTTCCGCTACCTCTCGGACCCGCTGGTGAACTCGGGCGGCTGGTACATCGACGACGTTCGGGTCGGTAACACGCTGATCAGCGACGGCACGTCGACGTCCCCGTTCCGGTCCTTCACCCAGATCCGGCCGCGCCCGGTGAACCCGTTCACGGTCACCCTCGTCGGGCTGGACGAGGCCGGCCACCGCGCCCGCGTCCTCCGGTTGGACCCGACCTACCGGGCTGAGCTGACCCGCCGTCAGCTCCGGGGGTTCCGCAGCTACCCCGTCCTCGTCGCGATCATCAGCTGCGACGACTTCACCGAGACCCAGACCGTGTACGCCCCGTACGACCTCAAGGCGAACGGGATCACCCAACTCGGCGGCCGCTGA
- a CDS encoding nitroreductase family deazaflavin-dependent oxidoreductase has protein sequence MAGVKKGRWGRFTTAMPTPRPDGPLFVLTKIATKIHVAIFRRTKGRVMGNFDGAPLLVLHHRGAKTGRPRATPVIYLEDGKDLVVVASMGGQDVNPAWYHNLRAHPEIEVDIRGRRRAVRARPATAEEMTALWPRLSRMWPAFEDYKKRTDREFPVFLLEPR, from the coding sequence ATGGCTGGTGTGAAGAAGGGCCGCTGGGGGCGGTTCACCACCGCGATGCCGACCCCGCGGCCGGACGGACCGCTCTTCGTCCTGACGAAGATCGCGACGAAGATCCACGTGGCGATCTTCCGGCGGACCAAGGGCCGGGTCATGGGCAACTTCGACGGAGCGCCGCTGCTCGTCCTCCACCACCGCGGGGCGAAGACGGGCCGGCCGCGGGCGACGCCGGTGATCTACCTGGAGGACGGGAAGGACCTCGTCGTCGTCGCGTCGATGGGTGGGCAGGACGTGAACCCGGCCTGGTACCACAACCTGCGTGCGCACCCGGAGATCGAGGTGGACATCCGGGGTCGGCGCCGTGCGGTCCGGGCCCGGCCGGCGACCGCGGAGGAGATGACGGCCCTGTGGCCGCGCCTCTCGCGGATGTGGCCGGCCTTCGAGGACTACAAGAAGCGGACCGACCGGGAGTTCCCGGTCTTCCTGCTCGAACCCCGCTGA